A window of Pomacea canaliculata isolate SZHN2017 linkage group LG3, ASM307304v1, whole genome shotgun sequence contains these coding sequences:
- the LOC112558729 gene encoding uncharacterized protein LOC112558729 isoform X1, which yields MHSTYYRTDNMRFHWCRIFYRARSRSQRRRLLLWGVTLALVICLMYYNHQGLETLSQLSYNSAAGAFNAQPNELVGRQPRAVGQESAKDVAKDANNELNDGANDDDDEKSDLRSDLAPATLHFLWCGRRHFEFRHYMALRRADRLVRPDKIYFHYEHLPLIDQEGYFLWFNRTLADVDNILLKPLNYTGCPTEGAERYILVLDLLEKFGGIYIPEDAILVDFPVHLRSSSLVTGVEAVSPKDFRDGLIAGKKGAFKKPTTPEELLVVLSLGKQEHGGIQPCGSIEHYNMEEDGDCICVKITSAVYPQDIWDGKTPFATLARVAAYGYSELKKEYSLDNPIPRIAHYICIQCEVPFIAFLSMKSAVNVAGLNKVYLHGVKEPQGKWWEKLKEDSRLCLRTPRIPRSAVRQSHHDPPGGGRHHAGVHPAEVRRRLLRQQRAMD from the exons ATGCACAGCACTTATTACAGGACAG ACAATATGCGCTTCCATTGGTGCCGAATCTTCTACCGTGCCAGATCCAGATCCCAGCGACGACGACTCCTCTTGTGGGGAGTGACCTTGGCATTGGTCATATGCCTCATGTACTACAACCATCAGGGTCTGGAGACGCTGTCGCAACTGTCATACAACAGTGCAGCTGGGGCCTTCAACGCGCAACCTAACGAACTGGTGGGTCGGCAGCCACGGGCCGtgggacaggagagtgctaagGACGTTGCCAAAGACGCCAACAACGAACTTAACGATGGCGccaacgacgatgacgacgaaaAGTCGGACCTTCGGTCCGATCTGGCACCGGCAACGCTGCACTTTTTATGGTGCGGGCGGCGCCATTTTGAATTTCGTCACTACATGGCCCTGAGGCGAGCCGATCGCCTGGTCCGTCCTGACAAAATCTACTTCCACTACGAACACTTGCCGCTGATCGACCAGGAAGGCTACTTTCTCTGGTTCAACCGAACCCTCGCGGATGTGGACAATATCTTGCTGAAGCCTCTGAATTACACCGGGTGTCCCACCGAAGGGGCTGAGAGGTACATTCTCGTCCTTGACCTCCTGGAGAAGTTTGGTGGCATCTACATCCCAGAGGACGCGATTCTTGTCGACTTTCCAGTTCACCTACGAAGCAGCTCGCTGGTGACCGGCGTGGAGGCCGTCAGCCCCAAAGACTTTCGAGATGGCCTCATCGCTGGCAAAAAGGGCGCTTTCAAAAAGCCGACCACACCCGAGGAGCTACTCGTAGTTCTTAGTCTTGGGAAACAGGAGCACGGGGGCATACAACCATGTGGTTCCATCGAGCATTACAACATGGAAGAGGATGGCGACTGTATCTGCGTGAAG ATAACGTCAGCTGTCTACCCGCAAGACATCTGGGACGGAAAGACGCCTTTCGCTACTCTGGCGCGGGTGGCAGCCTACGGTTACTCAGAGCTGAAGAAGGAGTACAGCTTGGACAACCCCATACCCCGCATTGCACACTACATCTGTATCCAATGTGAAGTCCCTTTTATCGCGTTTCTCAGTATGAAGAGCGCTGTAAACGTCGCAGGACTGAACAAG GTGTACCTGCACGGCGTGAAAGAGCCGCAGGGTAAGTGGTGGGAGAAGCTGAAGGAAGACTCGCGGCTTTGTTTACGTACACCGCGAATACCCAGAAGCGCTGTACGACAAAGCCATCATGACCCACCAGGTGGCGGTAGGCATCATGCGGGTGTCCATCCTGCTGAAGTACGGCGGCGTCTACTGCGACAACAACGTGCTATGGACTAA
- the LOC112558729 gene encoding uncharacterized protein LOC112558729 isoform X7 has product MFSCFYNMRFHWCRIFYRARSRSQRRRLLLWGVTLALVICLMYYNHQGLETLSQLSYNSAAGAFNAQPNELVGRQPRAVGQESAKDVAKDANNELNDGANDDDDEKSDLRSDLAPATLHFLWCGRRHFEFRHYMALRRADRLVRPDKIYFHYEHLPLIDQEGYFLWFNRTLADVDNILLKPLNYTGCPTEGAERYILVLDLLEKFGGIYIPEDAILVDFPVHLRSSSLVTGVEAVSPKDFRDGLIAGKKGAFKKPTTPEELLVVLSLGKQEHGGIQPCGSIEHYNMEEDGDCICVKITSAVYPQDIWDGKTPFATLARVAAYGYSELKKEYSLDNPIPRIAHYICIQCEVPFIAFLSMKSAVNVAGLNKVYLHGVKEPQGKWWEKLKEDSRLCLRTPRIPRSAVRQSHHDPPGGGRHHAGVHPAEVRRRLLRQQRAMD; this is encoded by the exons ATGTTTTCGTGCTTTT ACAATATGCGCTTCCATTGGTGCCGAATCTTCTACCGTGCCAGATCCAGATCCCAGCGACGACGACTCCTCTTGTGGGGAGTGACCTTGGCATTGGTCATATGCCTCATGTACTACAACCATCAGGGTCTGGAGACGCTGTCGCAACTGTCATACAACAGTGCAGCTGGGGCCTTCAACGCGCAACCTAACGAACTGGTGGGTCGGCAGCCACGGGCCGtgggacaggagagtgctaagGACGTTGCCAAAGACGCCAACAACGAACTTAACGATGGCGccaacgacgatgacgacgaaaAGTCGGACCTTCGGTCCGATCTGGCACCGGCAACGCTGCACTTTTTATGGTGCGGGCGGCGCCATTTTGAATTTCGTCACTACATGGCCCTGAGGCGAGCCGATCGCCTGGTCCGTCCTGACAAAATCTACTTCCACTACGAACACTTGCCGCTGATCGACCAGGAAGGCTACTTTCTCTGGTTCAACCGAACCCTCGCGGATGTGGACAATATCTTGCTGAAGCCTCTGAATTACACCGGGTGTCCCACCGAAGGGGCTGAGAGGTACATTCTCGTCCTTGACCTCCTGGAGAAGTTTGGTGGCATCTACATCCCAGAGGACGCGATTCTTGTCGACTTTCCAGTTCACCTACGAAGCAGCTCGCTGGTGACCGGCGTGGAGGCCGTCAGCCCCAAAGACTTTCGAGATGGCCTCATCGCTGGCAAAAAGGGCGCTTTCAAAAAGCCGACCACACCCGAGGAGCTACTCGTAGTTCTTAGTCTTGGGAAACAGGAGCACGGGGGCATACAACCATGTGGTTCCATCGAGCATTACAACATGGAAGAGGATGGCGACTGTATCTGCGTGAAG ATAACGTCAGCTGTCTACCCGCAAGACATCTGGGACGGAAAGACGCCTTTCGCTACTCTGGCGCGGGTGGCAGCCTACGGTTACTCAGAGCTGAAGAAGGAGTACAGCTTGGACAACCCCATACCCCGCATTGCACACTACATCTGTATCCAATGTGAAGTCCCTTTTATCGCGTTTCTCAGTATGAAGAGCGCTGTAAACGTCGCAGGACTGAACAAG GTGTACCTGCACGGCGTGAAAGAGCCGCAGGGTAAGTGGTGGGAGAAGCTGAAGGAAGACTCGCGGCTTTGTTTACGTACACCGCGAATACCCAGAAGCGCTGTACGACAAAGCCATCATGACCCACCAGGTGGCGGTAGGCATCATGCGGGTGTCCATCCTGCTGAAGTACGGCGGCGTCTACTGCGACAACAACGTGCTATGGACTAA
- the LOC112558729 gene encoding uncharacterized protein LOC112558729 isoform X6: MHLCQRRYQTDSQVVQIPPDNMRFHWCRIFYRARSRSQRRRLLLWGVTLALVICLMYYNHQGLETLSQLSYNSAAGAFNAQPNELVGRQPRAVGQESAKDVAKDANNELNDGANDDDDEKSDLRSDLAPATLHFLWCGRRHFEFRHYMALRRADRLVRPDKIYFHYEHLPLIDQEGYFLWFNRTLADVDNILLKPLNYTGCPTEGAERYILVLDLLEKFGGIYIPEDAILVDFPVHLRSSSLVTGVEAVSPKDFRDGLIAGKKGAFKKPTTPEELLVVLSLGKQEHGGIQPCGSIEHYNMEEDGDCICVKITSAVYPQDIWDGKTPFATLARVAAYGYSELKKEYSLDNPIPRIAHYICIQCEVPFIAFLSMKSAVNVAGLNKVYLHGVKEPQGKWWEKLKEDSRLCLRTPRIPRSAVRQSHHDPPGGGRHHAGVHPAEVRRRLLRQQRAMD; the protein is encoded by the exons ACAATATGCGCTTCCATTGGTGCCGAATCTTCTACCGTGCCAGATCCAGATCCCAGCGACGACGACTCCTCTTGTGGGGAGTGACCTTGGCATTGGTCATATGCCTCATGTACTACAACCATCAGGGTCTGGAGACGCTGTCGCAACTGTCATACAACAGTGCAGCTGGGGCCTTCAACGCGCAACCTAACGAACTGGTGGGTCGGCAGCCACGGGCCGtgggacaggagagtgctaagGACGTTGCCAAAGACGCCAACAACGAACTTAACGATGGCGccaacgacgatgacgacgaaaAGTCGGACCTTCGGTCCGATCTGGCACCGGCAACGCTGCACTTTTTATGGTGCGGGCGGCGCCATTTTGAATTTCGTCACTACATGGCCCTGAGGCGAGCCGATCGCCTGGTCCGTCCTGACAAAATCTACTTCCACTACGAACACTTGCCGCTGATCGACCAGGAAGGCTACTTTCTCTGGTTCAACCGAACCCTCGCGGATGTGGACAATATCTTGCTGAAGCCTCTGAATTACACCGGGTGTCCCACCGAAGGGGCTGAGAGGTACATTCTCGTCCTTGACCTCCTGGAGAAGTTTGGTGGCATCTACATCCCAGAGGACGCGATTCTTGTCGACTTTCCAGTTCACCTACGAAGCAGCTCGCTGGTGACCGGCGTGGAGGCCGTCAGCCCCAAAGACTTTCGAGATGGCCTCATCGCTGGCAAAAAGGGCGCTTTCAAAAAGCCGACCACACCCGAGGAGCTACTCGTAGTTCTTAGTCTTGGGAAACAGGAGCACGGGGGCATACAACCATGTGGTTCCATCGAGCATTACAACATGGAAGAGGATGGCGACTGTATCTGCGTGAAG ATAACGTCAGCTGTCTACCCGCAAGACATCTGGGACGGAAAGACGCCTTTCGCTACTCTGGCGCGGGTGGCAGCCTACGGTTACTCAGAGCTGAAGAAGGAGTACAGCTTGGACAACCCCATACCCCGCATTGCACACTACATCTGTATCCAATGTGAAGTCCCTTTTATCGCGTTTCTCAGTATGAAGAGCGCTGTAAACGTCGCAGGACTGAACAAG GTGTACCTGCACGGCGTGAAAGAGCCGCAGGGTAAGTGGTGGGAGAAGCTGAAGGAAGACTCGCGGCTTTGTTTACGTACACCGCGAATACCCAGAAGCGCTGTACGACAAAGCCATCATGACCCACCAGGTGGCGGTAGGCATCATGCGGGTGTCCATCCTGCTGAAGTACGGCGGCGTCTACTGCGACAACAACGTGCTATGGACTAA
- the LOC112558729 gene encoding uncharacterized protein LOC112558729 isoform X5: MDGQNCNKWDISKSESIRKDNMRFHWCRIFYRARSRSQRRRLLLWGVTLALVICLMYYNHQGLETLSQLSYNSAAGAFNAQPNELVGRQPRAVGQESAKDVAKDANNELNDGANDDDDEKSDLRSDLAPATLHFLWCGRRHFEFRHYMALRRADRLVRPDKIYFHYEHLPLIDQEGYFLWFNRTLADVDNILLKPLNYTGCPTEGAERYILVLDLLEKFGGIYIPEDAILVDFPVHLRSSSLVTGVEAVSPKDFRDGLIAGKKGAFKKPTTPEELLVVLSLGKQEHGGIQPCGSIEHYNMEEDGDCICVKITSAVYPQDIWDGKTPFATLARVAAYGYSELKKEYSLDNPIPRIAHYICIQCEVPFIAFLSMKSAVNVAGLNKVYLHGVKEPQGKWWEKLKEDSRLCLRTPRIPRSAVRQSHHDPPGGGRHHAGVHPAEVRRRLLRQQRAMD, translated from the exons ACAATATGCGCTTCCATTGGTGCCGAATCTTCTACCGTGCCAGATCCAGATCCCAGCGACGACGACTCCTCTTGTGGGGAGTGACCTTGGCATTGGTCATATGCCTCATGTACTACAACCATCAGGGTCTGGAGACGCTGTCGCAACTGTCATACAACAGTGCAGCTGGGGCCTTCAACGCGCAACCTAACGAACTGGTGGGTCGGCAGCCACGGGCCGtgggacaggagagtgctaagGACGTTGCCAAAGACGCCAACAACGAACTTAACGATGGCGccaacgacgatgacgacgaaaAGTCGGACCTTCGGTCCGATCTGGCACCGGCAACGCTGCACTTTTTATGGTGCGGGCGGCGCCATTTTGAATTTCGTCACTACATGGCCCTGAGGCGAGCCGATCGCCTGGTCCGTCCTGACAAAATCTACTTCCACTACGAACACTTGCCGCTGATCGACCAGGAAGGCTACTTTCTCTGGTTCAACCGAACCCTCGCGGATGTGGACAATATCTTGCTGAAGCCTCTGAATTACACCGGGTGTCCCACCGAAGGGGCTGAGAGGTACATTCTCGTCCTTGACCTCCTGGAGAAGTTTGGTGGCATCTACATCCCAGAGGACGCGATTCTTGTCGACTTTCCAGTTCACCTACGAAGCAGCTCGCTGGTGACCGGCGTGGAGGCCGTCAGCCCCAAAGACTTTCGAGATGGCCTCATCGCTGGCAAAAAGGGCGCTTTCAAAAAGCCGACCACACCCGAGGAGCTACTCGTAGTTCTTAGTCTTGGGAAACAGGAGCACGGGGGCATACAACCATGTGGTTCCATCGAGCATTACAACATGGAAGAGGATGGCGACTGTATCTGCGTGAAG ATAACGTCAGCTGTCTACCCGCAAGACATCTGGGACGGAAAGACGCCTTTCGCTACTCTGGCGCGGGTGGCAGCCTACGGTTACTCAGAGCTGAAGAAGGAGTACAGCTTGGACAACCCCATACCCCGCATTGCACACTACATCTGTATCCAATGTGAAGTCCCTTTTATCGCGTTTCTCAGTATGAAGAGCGCTGTAAACGTCGCAGGACTGAACAAG GTGTACCTGCACGGCGTGAAAGAGCCGCAGGGTAAGTGGTGGGAGAAGCTGAAGGAAGACTCGCGGCTTTGTTTACGTACACCGCGAATACCCAGAAGCGCTGTACGACAAAGCCATCATGACCCACCAGGTGGCGGTAGGCATCATGCGGGTGTCCATCCTGCTGAAGTACGGCGGCGTCTACTGCGACAACAACGTGCTATGGACTAA
- the LOC112558729 gene encoding uncharacterized protein LOC112558729 isoform X3 — MSPAPDCEAPLSPRKRNPSGQDGKAKPRRVFSFPGTQDFPEVHEDNMRFHWCRIFYRARSRSQRRRLLLWGVTLALVICLMYYNHQGLETLSQLSYNSAAGAFNAQPNELVGRQPRAVGQESAKDVAKDANNELNDGANDDDDEKSDLRSDLAPATLHFLWCGRRHFEFRHYMALRRADRLVRPDKIYFHYEHLPLIDQEGYFLWFNRTLADVDNILLKPLNYTGCPTEGAERYILVLDLLEKFGGIYIPEDAILVDFPVHLRSSSLVTGVEAVSPKDFRDGLIAGKKGAFKKPTTPEELLVVLSLGKQEHGGIQPCGSIEHYNMEEDGDCICVKITSAVYPQDIWDGKTPFATLARVAAYGYSELKKEYSLDNPIPRIAHYICIQCEVPFIAFLSMKSAVNVAGLNKVYLHGVKEPQGKWWEKLKEDSRLCLRTPRIPRSAVRQSHHDPPGGGRHHAGVHPAEVRRRLLRQQRAMD, encoded by the exons ACAATATGCGCTTCCATTGGTGCCGAATCTTCTACCGTGCCAGATCCAGATCCCAGCGACGACGACTCCTCTTGTGGGGAGTGACCTTGGCATTGGTCATATGCCTCATGTACTACAACCATCAGGGTCTGGAGACGCTGTCGCAACTGTCATACAACAGTGCAGCTGGGGCCTTCAACGCGCAACCTAACGAACTGGTGGGTCGGCAGCCACGGGCCGtgggacaggagagtgctaagGACGTTGCCAAAGACGCCAACAACGAACTTAACGATGGCGccaacgacgatgacgacgaaaAGTCGGACCTTCGGTCCGATCTGGCACCGGCAACGCTGCACTTTTTATGGTGCGGGCGGCGCCATTTTGAATTTCGTCACTACATGGCCCTGAGGCGAGCCGATCGCCTGGTCCGTCCTGACAAAATCTACTTCCACTACGAACACTTGCCGCTGATCGACCAGGAAGGCTACTTTCTCTGGTTCAACCGAACCCTCGCGGATGTGGACAATATCTTGCTGAAGCCTCTGAATTACACCGGGTGTCCCACCGAAGGGGCTGAGAGGTACATTCTCGTCCTTGACCTCCTGGAGAAGTTTGGTGGCATCTACATCCCAGAGGACGCGATTCTTGTCGACTTTCCAGTTCACCTACGAAGCAGCTCGCTGGTGACCGGCGTGGAGGCCGTCAGCCCCAAAGACTTTCGAGATGGCCTCATCGCTGGCAAAAAGGGCGCTTTCAAAAAGCCGACCACACCCGAGGAGCTACTCGTAGTTCTTAGTCTTGGGAAACAGGAGCACGGGGGCATACAACCATGTGGTTCCATCGAGCATTACAACATGGAAGAGGATGGCGACTGTATCTGCGTGAAG ATAACGTCAGCTGTCTACCCGCAAGACATCTGGGACGGAAAGACGCCTTTCGCTACTCTGGCGCGGGTGGCAGCCTACGGTTACTCAGAGCTGAAGAAGGAGTACAGCTTGGACAACCCCATACCCCGCATTGCACACTACATCTGTATCCAATGTGAAGTCCCTTTTATCGCGTTTCTCAGTATGAAGAGCGCTGTAAACGTCGCAGGACTGAACAAG GTGTACCTGCACGGCGTGAAAGAGCCGCAGGGTAAGTGGTGGGAGAAGCTGAAGGAAGACTCGCGGCTTTGTTTACGTACACCGCGAATACCCAGAAGCGCTGTACGACAAAGCCATCATGACCCACCAGGTGGCGGTAGGCATCATGCGGGTGTCCATCCTGCTGAAGTACGGCGGCGTCTACTGCGACAACAACGTGCTATGGACTAA
- the LOC112558729 gene encoding uncharacterized protein LOC112558729 isoform X4, whose amino-acid sequence MTTMVGDATCQVDREDVRRNSSTLDPTDNMRFHWCRIFYRARSRSQRRRLLLWGVTLALVICLMYYNHQGLETLSQLSYNSAAGAFNAQPNELVGRQPRAVGQESAKDVAKDANNELNDGANDDDDEKSDLRSDLAPATLHFLWCGRRHFEFRHYMALRRADRLVRPDKIYFHYEHLPLIDQEGYFLWFNRTLADVDNILLKPLNYTGCPTEGAERYILVLDLLEKFGGIYIPEDAILVDFPVHLRSSSLVTGVEAVSPKDFRDGLIAGKKGAFKKPTTPEELLVVLSLGKQEHGGIQPCGSIEHYNMEEDGDCICVKITSAVYPQDIWDGKTPFATLARVAAYGYSELKKEYSLDNPIPRIAHYICIQCEVPFIAFLSMKSAVNVAGLNKVYLHGVKEPQGKWWEKLKEDSRLCLRTPRIPRSAVRQSHHDPPGGGRHHAGVHPAEVRRRLLRQQRAMD is encoded by the exons ACAATATGCGCTTCCATTGGTGCCGAATCTTCTACCGTGCCAGATCCAGATCCCAGCGACGACGACTCCTCTTGTGGGGAGTGACCTTGGCATTGGTCATATGCCTCATGTACTACAACCATCAGGGTCTGGAGACGCTGTCGCAACTGTCATACAACAGTGCAGCTGGGGCCTTCAACGCGCAACCTAACGAACTGGTGGGTCGGCAGCCACGGGCCGtgggacaggagagtgctaagGACGTTGCCAAAGACGCCAACAACGAACTTAACGATGGCGccaacgacgatgacgacgaaaAGTCGGACCTTCGGTCCGATCTGGCACCGGCAACGCTGCACTTTTTATGGTGCGGGCGGCGCCATTTTGAATTTCGTCACTACATGGCCCTGAGGCGAGCCGATCGCCTGGTCCGTCCTGACAAAATCTACTTCCACTACGAACACTTGCCGCTGATCGACCAGGAAGGCTACTTTCTCTGGTTCAACCGAACCCTCGCGGATGTGGACAATATCTTGCTGAAGCCTCTGAATTACACCGGGTGTCCCACCGAAGGGGCTGAGAGGTACATTCTCGTCCTTGACCTCCTGGAGAAGTTTGGTGGCATCTACATCCCAGAGGACGCGATTCTTGTCGACTTTCCAGTTCACCTACGAAGCAGCTCGCTGGTGACCGGCGTGGAGGCCGTCAGCCCCAAAGACTTTCGAGATGGCCTCATCGCTGGCAAAAAGGGCGCTTTCAAAAAGCCGACCACACCCGAGGAGCTACTCGTAGTTCTTAGTCTTGGGAAACAGGAGCACGGGGGCATACAACCATGTGGTTCCATCGAGCATTACAACATGGAAGAGGATGGCGACTGTATCTGCGTGAAG ATAACGTCAGCTGTCTACCCGCAAGACATCTGGGACGGAAAGACGCCTTTCGCTACTCTGGCGCGGGTGGCAGCCTACGGTTACTCAGAGCTGAAGAAGGAGTACAGCTTGGACAACCCCATACCCCGCATTGCACACTACATCTGTATCCAATGTGAAGTCCCTTTTATCGCGTTTCTCAGTATGAAGAGCGCTGTAAACGTCGCAGGACTGAACAAG GTGTACCTGCACGGCGTGAAAGAGCCGCAGGGTAAGTGGTGGGAGAAGCTGAAGGAAGACTCGCGGCTTTGTTTACGTACACCGCGAATACCCAGAAGCGCTGTACGACAAAGCCATCATGACCCACCAGGTGGCGGTAGGCATCATGCGGGTGTCCATCCTGCTGAAGTACGGCGGCGTCTACTGCGACAACAACGTGCTATGGACTAA
- the LOC112558729 gene encoding uncharacterized protein LOC112558729 isoform X8, producing the protein MRFHWCRIFYRARSRSQRRRLLLWGVTLALVICLMYYNHQGLETLSQLSYNSAAGAFNAQPNELVGRQPRAVGQESAKDVAKDANNELNDGANDDDDEKSDLRSDLAPATLHFLWCGRRHFEFRHYMALRRADRLVRPDKIYFHYEHLPLIDQEGYFLWFNRTLADVDNILLKPLNYTGCPTEGAERYILVLDLLEKFGGIYIPEDAILVDFPVHLRSSSLVTGVEAVSPKDFRDGLIAGKKGAFKKPTTPEELLVVLSLGKQEHGGIQPCGSIEHYNMEEDGDCICVKITSAVYPQDIWDGKTPFATLARVAAYGYSELKKEYSLDNPIPRIAHYICIQCEVPFIAFLSMKSAVNVAGLNKVYLHGVKEPQGKWWEKLKEDSRLCLRTPRIPRSAVRQSHHDPPGGGRHHAGVHPAEVRRRLLRQQRAMD; encoded by the exons ATGCGCTTCCATTGGTGCCGAATCTTCTACCGTGCCAGATCCAGATCCCAGCGACGACGACTCCTCTTGTGGGGAGTGACCTTGGCATTGGTCATATGCCTCATGTACTACAACCATCAGGGTCTGGAGACGCTGTCGCAACTGTCATACAACAGTGCAGCTGGGGCCTTCAACGCGCAACCTAACGAACTGGTGGGTCGGCAGCCACGGGCCGtgggacaggagagtgctaagGACGTTGCCAAAGACGCCAACAACGAACTTAACGATGGCGccaacgacgatgacgacgaaaAGTCGGACCTTCGGTCCGATCTGGCACCGGCAACGCTGCACTTTTTATGGTGCGGGCGGCGCCATTTTGAATTTCGTCACTACATGGCCCTGAGGCGAGCCGATCGCCTGGTCCGTCCTGACAAAATCTACTTCCACTACGAACACTTGCCGCTGATCGACCAGGAAGGCTACTTTCTCTGGTTCAACCGAACCCTCGCGGATGTGGACAATATCTTGCTGAAGCCTCTGAATTACACCGGGTGTCCCACCGAAGGGGCTGAGAGGTACATTCTCGTCCTTGACCTCCTGGAGAAGTTTGGTGGCATCTACATCCCAGAGGACGCGATTCTTGTCGACTTTCCAGTTCACCTACGAAGCAGCTCGCTGGTGACCGGCGTGGAGGCCGTCAGCCCCAAAGACTTTCGAGATGGCCTCATCGCTGGCAAAAAGGGCGCTTTCAAAAAGCCGACCACACCCGAGGAGCTACTCGTAGTTCTTAGTCTTGGGAAACAGGAGCACGGGGGCATACAACCATGTGGTTCCATCGAGCATTACAACATGGAAGAGGATGGCGACTGTATCTGCGTGAAG ATAACGTCAGCTGTCTACCCGCAAGACATCTGGGACGGAAAGACGCCTTTCGCTACTCTGGCGCGGGTGGCAGCCTACGGTTACTCAGAGCTGAAGAAGGAGTACAGCTTGGACAACCCCATACCCCGCATTGCACACTACATCTGTATCCAATGTGAAGTCCCTTTTATCGCGTTTCTCAGTATGAAGAGCGCTGTAAACGTCGCAGGACTGAACAAG GTGTACCTGCACGGCGTGAAAGAGCCGCAGGGTAAGTGGTGGGAGAAGCTGAAGGAAGACTCGCGGCTTTGTTTACGTACACCGCGAATACCCAGAAGCGCTGTACGACAAAGCCATCATGACCCACCAGGTGGCGGTAGGCATCATGCGGGTGTCCATCCTGCTGAAGTACGGCGGCGTCTACTGCGACAACAACGTGCTATGGACTAA